In Streptomyces sp. NBC_01717, one DNA window encodes the following:
- a CDS encoding HAD family hydrolase: MREAWRKVQEDHGLAIPFAAYEAHLGREFSDIMERLGVVDADGVHRTYGAGSTAAAHLAQEFIGITDVLHAFVAAGWRLGVVTSKHVDRAAPLLAQLGCPFGTVRTPAGSGRSKPAPDPLLLALVDLGVDPASAVYIGDMPVDREAATRAGVPYIHAAWGYGEPGPPAVAVAQSPTDLLDLLHQATACTPIVEGSLA, translated from the coding sequence ATGCGCGAGGCGTGGAGGAAGGTCCAGGAAGACCACGGCCTCGCTATCCCGTTCGCCGCGTACGAAGCCCACCTGGGGCGGGAGTTCAGCGACATCATGGAGCGGCTCGGTGTCGTCGACGCTGACGGCGTCCACCGGACCTACGGAGCCGGCTCGACAGCCGCAGCGCATTTGGCCCAGGAGTTCATCGGGATCACGGACGTCCTGCACGCCTTCGTGGCAGCTGGCTGGCGGCTTGGAGTCGTGACATCCAAGCACGTCGATCGGGCCGCGCCCCTCCTGGCGCAGCTTGGTTGCCCCTTCGGCACCGTGCGGACACCCGCGGGTTCCGGGCGGTCGAAGCCGGCGCCGGACCCTCTCCTCCTCGCGTTGGTGGACCTCGGAGTCGACCCTGCGTCGGCCGTGTACATCGGGGACATGCCGGTGGATCGGGAGGCAGCAACTCGTGCCGGCGTCCCCTACATTCATGCCGCCTGGGGGTACGGCGAGCCCGGCCCTCCTGCTGTGGCGGTCGCCCAGTCCCCAACCGACCTGCTCGACCTCCTCCACCAGGCCACGGCATGCACTCCCATTGTCGAAGGGAGCCTGGCGTGA